DNA sequence from the Alphaproteobacteria bacterium genome:
AGATCGACGATTTCGAGTCCGCTCAAGACCAGAAAAAGCGGGCAGGCCAGGAACAACAGCCACCATACCAGCGGAGGTTTGGCGGAAACCGTTTTGGTTGCTAGAAGTCCGGTTGGCATGGGCAACTTTAAGGTGAGACGGGAAATCCACCGTTCTTGATACAGAAAGATTATTGACGGTTCTTTAACAAACCCTGCACGGATTCCACGACGGTTGCAACCGGCAGGCTATCCATGAGATTGGGGGCCGCGGCGCCGGGATGAGGCAGGCGGGCGAGCAATTCCGCCGTGCTTTCCGGGGTACGAAGCGCAATCCCTCCCCAGGGGCCATAAATCTTCTCATAGCCGGGACCGAACAAGCCGAGGGTCGGCACCCCCATCGCCGCGGCAAGATGCATAAGCCCGGAATCGTTGCCGATGAAGACCTTGGCCCGCTGGAGGCATGCGGCGGCGAGAGATAGCGACCCGCCGATGATCTCAATGCGCTGGCTCGCGGGAATTGCGTTCAGGACGGGCAAGATCGCGTCCCGTTCATGCGCGGCGGCCAGCACCATGACCCGATTGCCCGCCAGCGCCGGATCGCCCAGCAGCGTCGCGACCAGAGCGGCGAATTTCTCCGCCGGCCATTGCTTGGGATACCAGTTCGCCGCCGGGCCGAGCGCGATGATCGGCGCGCCGGAACCGACCAGATCAGCCGCCTGCCGGTCGACGGCGGCGCTGACCCATATTTTCGGGGCGGGCGGCGGAGCCAGCGCCATGACGGCAGCGTTTTCCAGCACCTTGTGCGTATTCTCGTCGCCGCCGCGGTGAAGATATAGCTTGCCGTGCCGCAACAGGCGGCTCACCAGGCTGTTGCGCAGATCGACGATAATATCCCAGTGGAACGGCGCGCAGCGCCGCCACAAATGCCACCAGTGCCGGTTCCAGCTTTGCTTGGGCATCGGGATGATCTGCTCCAGCCCCGGCAGACCCTCGAACAAATCCACGCATAGCGGGCCGCAGGCCACGGTGAATTCCGCGCTTGGATACGTATCGGCCAGATGCCTCAGCAATCCCGTGGACAGGATCGCGTCGCCGATGCGGTTGGCTGAGATGAAAAGGATTTTCATGAGAGTGATGACGCCGTGATCTTTTCGAGAATGTTCTGGAATGACGGCCCTACGCGGCATTCCACGACTTCCGTTTCCTTCCAGACCTGTCCCGTGACATAAGGCTCCTCGCGCAGCCACCCGTCAAGCGCCTCGCGGCTGGCGAAATCGCATAACAGAACCGAGCCGCACATCTTACCTTCGCCGTCGAGCAACGCCACGCCCATGAGAAGATTCCCCGACGCGACGAGCTTGTCGCCAAGCGCGATATGCGCCGCCCGCGCCGCCATTCTGCGCGCTAGCGCATCGGCGTCTTTTCCGTCGCGACCGATAACGATAAATTGCATTTTCCGTCCTGCATAGGCAAAGTGATTGGCGTTCTCTGTAACCCATCTTCTGTCGTCTGTCACCCGGTCATGCAACCCGCTATTATCGTTAAAGGCCTGCGCAAGGAATATGGCAATGTCGTCGCGGTGGCGGGGCTGGATTTCACGGTCAAATGCGGCAGTATTACCGCGTTGCTCGGCGGCAACGGAGCGGGAAAAACCACGACCATAGGCATGCTGCTGGGCATATTGCTGCCGACGGCGGGAAAAATCACCGTCCTGGGCGCGGATATGCTGCGCAACCGTTATGCCGTCCTGCCGGACATGAATTTTTCGTCGCCCTATGTCGATCTGCCGGGACGGCTGACCTTGCGCCAAAACCTGACCGTTTACGCCCATCTTTACGGCGTGCCGGAGCCGGGCCGGCGGATCGGGGAGCTGGCGGCGGATTTGCAGATCGTCTCATTGCTGGAAAGGCCCTACGGCCAGCTTTCCGCCGGGCAGAAGACCCGCGCCGCGCTCGCCAAGGCGCTCATCAACCGGCCCAGACTTCTATTGCTCGACGAACCGACAGCCTCGCTCGATCCCGATACCGCCGACTGGGTGCGCGGCTATCTTCACGATTACCGGCAGAAGACCGGCGCGACCATCCTGCTCGCTTCGCATCATATGGGCGAAGTCGAGCGCCTGTGCGATCATGCCATCATGATGCGCACCGGGGAGATCGCGGCGGAGGGCAGCCCCGCCGAGCTTATTGTCTCCTACGGCAGAACCAACCTGGAAGAGGTGTTCCTTGACATCGCCCGAAACCGCCGCAATCCGGCCTGAAACCACGCGCCACGGCGGCGCGTCGCGCCGCATCCTCGGCATGGTGCTGCGGCACTATTACCTGCTGCGGGGATCGATCCCCCGGCTGGTGGAATGGTTCTATTGGCCGATGCTCAATATCCTCATGTGGGGCTATTTGAACAAATTCCTGTATCTATCCCGCGCCACGCCGCTGCTGACGTTCGGCATCCTGCTCGGCGGCGCCATGCTGTGGGAAATCGTCATCCGCGGCCAGATGGGCGCGATGAAAGTCACCTTCGAGGAAATGTGGTCGCGGAACCTGACGCAATTATTCGTCAGCCCCCTGTCGCCGTCGGAATTCCTGGTCAGCCTTGTCGTCATCAGCTTCCTGAGCACGACGGTCGCCTTGATTCCCTGCACGATCGCGGCAAGCTGGGTTTTCGGATTCTCG
Encoded proteins:
- a CDS encoding glycosyltransferase family 9 protein; its protein translation is MKILFISANRIGDAILSTGLLRHLADTYPSAEFTVACGPLCVDLFEGLPGLEQIIPMPKQSWNRHWWHLWRRCAPFHWDIIVDLRNSLVSRLLRHGKLYLHRGGDENTHKVLENAAVMALAPPPAPKIWVSAAVDRQAADLVGSGAPIIALGPAANWYPKQWPAEKFAALVATLLGDPALAGNRVMVLAAAHERDAILPVLNAIPASQRIEIIGGSLSLAAACLQRAKVFIGNDSGLMHLAAAMGVPTLGLFGPGYEKIYGPWGGIALRTPESTAELLARLPHPGAAAPNLMDSLPVATVVESVQGLLKNRQ
- a CDS encoding YciI family protein, which gives rise to MQFIVIGRDGKDADALARRMAARAAHIALGDKLVASGNLLMGVALLDGEGKMCGSVLLCDFASREALDGWLREEPYVTGQVWKETEVVECRVGPSFQNILEKITASSLS
- a CDS encoding ABC transporter ATP-binding protein, whose protein sequence is MQPAIIVKGLRKEYGNVVAVAGLDFTVKCGSITALLGGNGAGKTTTIGMLLGILLPTAGKITVLGADMLRNRYAVLPDMNFSSPYVDLPGRLTLRQNLTVYAHLYGVPEPGRRIGELAADLQIVSLLERPYGQLSAGQKTRAALAKALINRPRLLLLDEPTASLDPDTADWVRGYLHDYRQKTGATILLASHHMGEVERLCDHAIMMRTGEIAAEGSPAELIVSYGRTNLEEVFLDIARNRRNPA
- a CDS encoding ABC transporter permease, yielding MTSPETAAIRPETTRHGGASRRILGMVLRHYYLLRGSIPRLVEWFYWPMLNILMWGYLNKFLYLSRATPLLTFGILLGGAMLWEIVIRGQMGAMKVTFEEMWSRNLTQLFVSPLSPSEFLVSLVVISFLSTTVALIPCTIAASWVFGFSIFDLGWQLGAFYFMQLMTGWWMAALMAALLVRYGLGMEWIVWMSIWILAPITGCYYPVTVLPEWLQHISWLLPPTYIFEGMRQILNHQTFDAMLLLKSLGLNILYLAGSCGIFLYAFDAARRHGSLLQAGE